One genomic window of Erinaceus europaeus chromosome 19, mEriEur2.1, whole genome shotgun sequence includes the following:
- the LOC103112665 gene encoding alpha-1,3-mannosyl-glycoprotein 4-beta-N-acetylglucosaminyltransferase-like protein MGAT4E isoform X2, with translation MRCSLRCCCLCSVGLGLLWLLLSVKVCKDIEDNQNKMTPQEDIYSTRRALKQLEAWNNITFRCMQKSQQRRKTWLTVGICSAPGPHRSRLLPTLLSLFHASSKKEQKHLTVVVHLVGSDRTWLGETVAQISKLFSSQILAGRLLLIHAPPEVYPATDGTPEQPSPKEHYSRQNVDHAFLLSFASKLSDYFLLLDDNVLCAHHFVSHISAKVNAIKPSTWVLLEFSNMGFLGKLFHSEDLPRLAHFLLLFHKEKPLPQLLPRFRALLDQKESQVCRPFRFFPRNTSSTASHSPSDTAFDFKRSPSGPDNPPAAVFTDMKVFDVHFPWEAYTLDESFFWTYNISTGNHLTVLLNRPVTLRRVQVLTGTIVDGRYTLKKGQVELGFDPEGMPQFCTRFILLGQLMEGQLDQEVIQKDSAYNVSCVRLVVKASQASGLMVRHVYLWEDTGGETRQI, from the exons ATGCGGTGCTCCCTCAGGTGCTGCTGCCTGTGCTCAGTAGGCCTCGGACTCCTGTGGCTGCTGCTCTCCGTGAAAGTCTGCAAGGACATCGAAGACAACCAGAACAAGATGACT CCCCAGGAGGACATTTACAGCACAAGGAGGGCCCTGAAGCAGCTAGAAGCCTGGAATAATATCACCTTCAGATGCATGCAGAAGAGCCAGCAGAGGAGAAAGA CGTGGCTGACGGTGGGCATCTGCTCAGCGCCAGGGCCCCATAGAAGCAGGCTCCTGCCCACGCTGCTCTCCCTCTTCCACGCCTCCTCAAAGAAAGAGCAAAAACATCTCACTGTAGTGGTCCACCTGGTGGGCTCCGACCGCACCTGGCTTGGAGAAACTGTTGCCCAAATCTCAAAGCTCTTCAGCTCACAGATCCTGGCAGGGCGGCTGCTGCTGATCCATGCTCCCCCTGAGGTGTACCCCGCCACGGATGGCACCCCTGAGCAGCCTTCCCCCAAGGAACACTATTCCAGGCAGAACGTGGATCATGCCTTCCTCCTGAGCTTCGCCTCGAAGCTCTCCGATTACTTCCTGCTGCTGGATGACAATGTCCTCTGCGCCCACCACTTCGTCTCCCACATTAGTGCCAAGGTGAACGCTATCAAGCCCAGCACCTGGGTGCTGCTGGAGTTCTCTAACATGGGCTTCCTTGGCAAACTCTTCCACAGCGAGGACCTCCCCCGCTTggcccacttcctcctcctcttccacaagGAGAAGCCCCTTCCCCAGCTGCTCCCTCGCTTCCGAGCCCTCCTGGACCAGAAGGAGTCGCAGGTCTGCAGGCCCTTCCGCTTCTTCCCCAGGAACACCTCCTCCACTGCCAGCCACAGCCCCAGTGACACCGCATTTGACTTTAAAAGGAGCCCTTCCGGGCCTGACAACCCACCTGCAGCCGTGTTCACTGACATGAAGGTCTTTGACGTTCACTTCCCCTGGGAGGCCTACACTCTGGACGAGTCTTTCTTCTGGACCTACAACATCAGCACAGGGAACCACCTCACAGTCCTTTTGAACAGGCCGGTGACCTTGAGACGGGTGCAGGTGTTGACTGGCACCATCGTGGATGGAAGGTACACCCTGAAGAAGGGACAGGTGGAGCTGGGCTTTGACCCCGAAGGGATGCCCCAGTTCTGCACCCGATTCATCCTGTTGGGCCAGCTCATGGAAGGGCAGCTGGACCAGGAGGTAATTCAGAAAGATTCAGCCTACAACGTGAGCTGTGTGAGGTTGGTGGTGAAAGCCAGTCAGGCCAGTGGGCTCATGGTTCGGCATGTTTACCTCTGGGAGGATACCGGGGGAGAGACCAGGCAGATCTGA
- the LOC103112665 gene encoding alpha-1,3-mannosyl-glycoprotein 4-beta-N-acetylglucosaminyltransferase-like protein MGAT4E isoform X1 has product MRCSLRCCCLCSVGLGLLWLLLSVKVCKDIEDNQNKMTVQGLPLSPQEDIYSTRRALKQLEAWNNITFRCMQKSQQRRKTWLTVGICSAPGPHRSRLLPTLLSLFHASSKKEQKHLTVVVHLVGSDRTWLGETVAQISKLFSSQILAGRLLLIHAPPEVYPATDGTPEQPSPKEHYSRQNVDHAFLLSFASKLSDYFLLLDDNVLCAHHFVSHISAKVNAIKPSTWVLLEFSNMGFLGKLFHSEDLPRLAHFLLLFHKEKPLPQLLPRFRALLDQKESQVCRPFRFFPRNTSSTASHSPSDTAFDFKRSPSGPDNPPAAVFTDMKVFDVHFPWEAYTLDESFFWTYNISTGNHLTVLLNRPVTLRRVQVLTGTIVDGRYTLKKGQVELGFDPEGMPQFCTRFILLGQLMEGQLDQEVIQKDSAYNVSCVRLVVKASQASGLMVRHVYLWEDTGGETRQI; this is encoded by the exons ATGCGGTGCTCCCTCAGGTGCTGCTGCCTGTGCTCAGTAGGCCTCGGACTCCTGTGGCTGCTGCTCTCCGTGAAAGTCTGCAAGGACATCGAAGACAACCAGAACAAGATGACTGTGCAAGGCCTTCCTCTCagt CCCCAGGAGGACATTTACAGCACAAGGAGGGCCCTGAAGCAGCTAGAAGCCTGGAATAATATCACCTTCAGATGCATGCAGAAGAGCCAGCAGAGGAGAAAGA CGTGGCTGACGGTGGGCATCTGCTCAGCGCCAGGGCCCCATAGAAGCAGGCTCCTGCCCACGCTGCTCTCCCTCTTCCACGCCTCCTCAAAGAAAGAGCAAAAACATCTCACTGTAGTGGTCCACCTGGTGGGCTCCGACCGCACCTGGCTTGGAGAAACTGTTGCCCAAATCTCAAAGCTCTTCAGCTCACAGATCCTGGCAGGGCGGCTGCTGCTGATCCATGCTCCCCCTGAGGTGTACCCCGCCACGGATGGCACCCCTGAGCAGCCTTCCCCCAAGGAACACTATTCCAGGCAGAACGTGGATCATGCCTTCCTCCTGAGCTTCGCCTCGAAGCTCTCCGATTACTTCCTGCTGCTGGATGACAATGTCCTCTGCGCCCACCACTTCGTCTCCCACATTAGTGCCAAGGTGAACGCTATCAAGCCCAGCACCTGGGTGCTGCTGGAGTTCTCTAACATGGGCTTCCTTGGCAAACTCTTCCACAGCGAGGACCTCCCCCGCTTggcccacttcctcctcctcttccacaagGAGAAGCCCCTTCCCCAGCTGCTCCCTCGCTTCCGAGCCCTCCTGGACCAGAAGGAGTCGCAGGTCTGCAGGCCCTTCCGCTTCTTCCCCAGGAACACCTCCTCCACTGCCAGCCACAGCCCCAGTGACACCGCATTTGACTTTAAAAGGAGCCCTTCCGGGCCTGACAACCCACCTGCAGCCGTGTTCACTGACATGAAGGTCTTTGACGTTCACTTCCCCTGGGAGGCCTACACTCTGGACGAGTCTTTCTTCTGGACCTACAACATCAGCACAGGGAACCACCTCACAGTCCTTTTGAACAGGCCGGTGACCTTGAGACGGGTGCAGGTGTTGACTGGCACCATCGTGGATGGAAGGTACACCCTGAAGAAGGGACAGGTGGAGCTGGGCTTTGACCCCGAAGGGATGCCCCAGTTCTGCACCCGATTCATCCTGTTGGGCCAGCTCATGGAAGGGCAGCTGGACCAGGAGGTAATTCAGAAAGATTCAGCCTACAACGTGAGCTGTGTGAGGTTGGTGGTGAAAGCCAGTCAGGCCAGTGGGCTCATGGTTCGGCATGTTTACCTCTGGGAGGATACCGGGGGAGAGACCAGGCAGATCTGA